The following proteins are encoded in a genomic region of Mycobacterium sp. 155:
- a CDS encoding acyltransferase — protein MPDSEVVPSAAAVARATKPNRDRAVDVARLGALLVVVFGHCALLLATIDAGGVEIGNILGALPVLAPATWVLQVMPLFFLAGGAAGAYSWHPNGSWGAWLFTRAQRLCRPVFWYLAVWTLALIAVQVTMGADSARALGRECVALLWFLGVYLMALAFVPVLTRLPSRAAATAVVIALMVAAAAMDGVRFAVGDPAAGTANLLIVWLIPMVIGVVYARGLTSVRAAVVAAAAAFIVQVLLAVYGPYDVSLVVTGNERVSNVSPPTLLLALHCTWMSCLFLATAGAIRRWAARPRVWRVVAVGNGGAMTLYLWHIPAIAVAAFTLHAFGLDAFDPHSPGFWGRLALRAAVFAVVMAVVFRLLSPLEHRPLPWWDARVHPTGIRSIATGVLVWLAGAEMVVMANNGLSGVVGWTALGGFLVAVLAARVCAGPAAVAKDVNAH, from the coding sequence ATGCCTGACTCTGAGGTCGTGCCATCGGCGGCCGCCGTCGCGCGCGCCACCAAACCGAACCGCGACCGCGCCGTCGACGTGGCCCGGCTGGGCGCCCTGCTCGTGGTCGTGTTCGGACACTGCGCCCTGCTCCTGGCCACCATCGATGCCGGTGGCGTGGAGATCGGCAACATTCTCGGAGCCCTGCCAGTGCTGGCACCCGCTACCTGGGTTCTGCAGGTCATGCCGCTGTTCTTCCTCGCGGGTGGGGCAGCCGGGGCCTACAGCTGGCATCCGAACGGCTCGTGGGGTGCGTGGCTGTTTACCCGCGCGCAGCGGCTGTGCCGGCCGGTGTTCTGGTACCTCGCGGTGTGGACGCTAGCCCTGATCGCGGTGCAGGTGACGATGGGAGCCGATTCCGCGCGAGCGCTCGGGCGGGAATGCGTTGCGCTGCTGTGGTTTTTGGGTGTCTACCTGATGGCGCTGGCGTTTGTGCCCGTGCTGACACGGCTGCCGAGCCGCGCAGCTGCCACCGCTGTGGTGATTGCGCTGATGGTTGCTGCGGCCGCGATGGACGGGGTGCGGTTCGCTGTCGGCGATCCGGCGGCCGGCACCGCCAATCTCCTCATCGTCTGGCTGATCCCGATGGTCATCGGTGTTGTCTACGCGCGTGGCCTGACCAGTGTGCGGGCGGCCGTGGTCGCCGCGGCAGCGGCGTTCATCGTGCAGGTCCTGCTGGCGGTGTACGGCCCATACGACGTATCTCTGGTCGTCACGGGAAACGAGCGGGTGTCGAACGTGTCGCCCCCGACGTTGCTGCTCGCGCTGCACTGCACGTGGATGTCGTGTCTGTTCTTGGCGACGGCCGGAGCCATCAGGCGATGGGCGGCCCGCCCGCGGGTGTGGCGGGTTGTCGCGGTCGGCAACGGGGGAGCGATGACGCTCTATCTGTGGCACATCCCGGCCATCGCCGTCGCCGCATTCACCCTGCATGCGTTCGGTCTTGACGCCTTCGACCCGCACTCACCGGGTTTCTGGGGCAGGCTCGCGTTGCGGGCCGCGGTGTTCGCCGTCGTCATGGCGGTGGTGTTCCGGCTGCTGTCGCCACTGGAGCACCGGCCCTTGCCGTGGTGGGATGCGCGGGTGCATCCCACTGGTATCCGCTCGATCGCCACGGGCGTGCTGGTCTGGCTGGCCGGCGCCGAAATGGTGGTGATGGCCAACAATGGGCTCAGCGGGGTTGTCGGTTGGACGGCATTGGGCGGTTTCCTGGTTGCGGTGTTGGCCGCCAGGGTATGCGCGGGCCCGGCCGCCGTTGCCAAAGACGTTAACGCTCACTGA
- a CDS encoding potassium channel family protein gives MTAHAPLDRWEQRGEWPLAVVALAFLIGYSVEVLEQPHGVAAQVVHLLTALCWGAFAVDYAVRLWLAPHRWTWFYRHLLDLAIVVLPLIRPLRLVRLVLLIAVLQKAVGNAIRGRVVLYTVAGAVLLVYVASLAVLQAERNNPSASINSFGRALWWSITTITTVGYGDEYPVTMTGRVIAALLMVGGISLVGSITATIASWIVQRVAEEDTTGQAITAAHIEDLRAEILALRAELGHLNGRTDSGLVGCDTRDD, from the coding sequence GTGACTGCACATGCACCGCTGGACCGTTGGGAACAGCGCGGCGAATGGCCGCTCGCGGTGGTCGCCCTGGCGTTCCTGATCGGGTATTCGGTCGAGGTTCTCGAACAGCCGCACGGTGTCGCCGCGCAGGTGGTGCACCTGCTGACGGCACTGTGTTGGGGTGCGTTCGCCGTCGACTATGCCGTCCGATTGTGGCTGGCTCCGCACCGATGGACATGGTTCTACCGGCACCTGCTCGACCTCGCGATCGTGGTGCTCCCGCTCATTCGGCCGCTGCGCCTGGTGCGTCTGGTGCTCCTGATCGCCGTGTTGCAAAAGGCAGTCGGCAATGCCATCCGCGGACGAGTCGTGCTGTACACGGTCGCAGGCGCGGTGCTGCTGGTGTATGTCGCATCGCTGGCAGTCCTGCAGGCCGAGCGAAACAACCCAAGCGCAAGCATCAACAGCTTCGGCCGCGCATTGTGGTGGTCTATCACGACCATCACTACCGTCGGCTACGGCGACGAGTATCCCGTCACCATGACGGGGCGTGTCATCGCCGCGTTGCTGATGGTCGGCGGCATCAGCCTGGTCGGATCCATCACCGCCACGATCGCATCCTGGATCGTGCAGCGCGTCGCCGAGGAGGACACCACGGGCCAGGCGATCACCGCAGCGCACATCGAGGATCTCCGCGCGGAAATCCTGGCATTGCGTGCCGAACTGGGGCATCTGAACGGACGCACCGACAGCGGACTCGTCGGTTGTGACACCCGCGATGACTGA
- the aceA gene encoding isocitrate lyase ICL2 translates to MSTIETNASTCIPFDQDVAATQAYFDSPRFDGIIRLYSARQVAEQRGTIPSDYPVAREAAAAFYPHLRELFAQKKSITTFGPYSPGQAVVMKRMGIGGIYLGGWATSAKGSISEDPGPDLASYPLSQVPDEAAGLVRALLTADRNQQYLRLKMTPEQRSTTPAYDYRPFIIADADTGHGGDPHVRNLIRRFVEAGVPGYHIEDQRPGTKKCGHQGGKVLVPSDEQIKRLNTARFQLDIMRVPGIIVARTDAEAANLIDSRADERDQPFLLGATNLKIPSYRSCFLAMMRRFYTLGVTELKGHLLYALPEGEYATAEAWLEHHGIMDLVAGAAASWQQSPDQSVDTLFDGVESRFVEAWQDDAGLQTYADAVAELLEFRAREGEQSAMTAADWRKFAKNASLYAAREKAKELGVDVGWDPERVKTPEGYYQIRGGIPYAIAKSLAAAPFADILWMETKTADLDDAREFATAVHAVYPDKMLAYNLSPSFNWDTTGMTDDEMRRFPEELGKMGFVFNFMTYGGHQIDGVAAEEFATALRQDGMLALARLQRKMRLVESPYRTPQTLVGGPRSDAALAASSGRTATTKAMGKGSTQHQHLVQTEVPKKLLEDWLKLWSDHYQLGEKLTVQLRPRRAGSDVLELGIYGDSDRKLADVVVDPIKDRHGRNILTVRDQNTYAEKLRKKRLMDLIHLWLIHRFKPEIVYYVTPTEDNIYQTEKMKAHGIFSDVYQEVGEIIVADVNKPRIAELLAPDREALGRLIRKED, encoded by the coding sequence ATGTCCACGATCGAAACCAACGCGTCCACCTGCATCCCGTTCGACCAGGATGTGGCCGCGACGCAAGCGTATTTCGACAGTCCGCGCTTCGACGGCATCATCCGGCTGTACTCGGCCCGCCAAGTGGCTGAGCAGCGCGGCACGATACCGTCCGACTATCCGGTGGCACGCGAGGCTGCGGCCGCGTTCTATCCGCATCTGCGAGAGTTGTTCGCCCAGAAAAAGAGCATCACCACGTTCGGGCCGTACTCACCGGGCCAGGCGGTGGTGATGAAGCGGATGGGTATCGGCGGTATCTATCTGGGCGGGTGGGCTACGTCGGCCAAAGGGTCCATCAGCGAAGATCCAGGACCTGATCTGGCCAGCTACCCGCTGAGTCAGGTGCCTGACGAGGCAGCGGGGCTGGTCCGGGCGCTGCTCACGGCCGACCGCAACCAACAGTATCTGCGGCTGAAGATGACCCCCGAGCAGCGCAGTACAACGCCCGCTTATGACTACCGACCGTTCATCATCGCCGACGCTGACACCGGGCACGGTGGTGATCCCCATGTGCGTAACCTGATCCGCCGTTTCGTCGAGGCCGGCGTGCCCGGGTACCACATCGAGGATCAGCGGCCCGGCACGAAGAAGTGCGGTCATCAAGGCGGCAAGGTTCTGGTCCCGTCGGATGAGCAGATCAAGCGGCTCAACACCGCCCGGTTCCAGCTCGACATCATGCGGGTGCCCGGCATCATCGTCGCGCGCACCGACGCCGAGGCGGCGAACCTGATTGACAGCCGCGCCGACGAACGTGATCAGCCCTTCCTGTTGGGCGCCACAAACCTCAAGATCCCGTCGTACAGGTCCTGTTTCCTGGCGATGATGCGACGGTTCTACACCCTCGGTGTCACCGAGCTCAAAGGCCATCTGCTCTATGCCCTCCCCGAAGGCGAGTACGCCACCGCCGAAGCATGGCTCGAGCACCACGGCATCATGGACCTGGTTGCCGGGGCAGCCGCATCGTGGCAGCAAAGCCCCGATCAGTCCGTCGACACCCTGTTCGACGGCGTGGAATCGCGGTTTGTCGAAGCCTGGCAGGACGATGCCGGGCTGCAAACCTACGCGGACGCGGTCGCCGAGTTGCTCGAGTTCCGTGCGCGGGAGGGCGAGCAGTCCGCCATGACCGCGGCGGACTGGCGCAAGTTCGCTAAGAATGCGTCGCTGTACGCCGCTCGCGAGAAGGCCAAGGAGTTGGGCGTCGACGTGGGCTGGGACCCCGAGCGGGTCAAGACGCCGGAGGGTTACTACCAGATCCGCGGCGGCATCCCGTATGCCATCGCCAAGTCACTGGCTGCCGCGCCGTTCGCCGACATCCTGTGGATGGAGACCAAAACCGCCGACCTCGACGACGCCCGCGAATTCGCCACAGCCGTCCACGCGGTGTACCCCGACAAGATGCTGGCCTACAACCTGTCCCCGTCGTTCAACTGGGACACCACAGGCATGACCGACGACGAGATGCGCCGGTTCCCTGAGGAACTCGGCAAGATGGGCTTCGTCTTCAACTTTATGACCTACGGCGGGCACCAGATCGACGGTGTGGCCGCCGAGGAGTTCGCCACCGCACTTCGGCAGGACGGCATGCTGGCGCTGGCCCGGTTGCAGCGCAAGATGCGTCTCGTCGAATCTCCTTATCGCACACCGCAGACCCTCGTCGGCGGCCCTCGCAGCGATGCTGCGCTGGCAGCCTCGTCTGGGCGTACGGCCACCACCAAGGCCATGGGCAAGGGGTCTACGCAGCATCAGCACCTGGTACAGACCGAGGTGCCCAAGAAGCTGCTCGAAGACTGGCTGAAGTTGTGGAGCGACCACTACCAACTCGGCGAGAAACTCACCGTGCAGCTACGGCCACGGCGGGCGGGCTCCGACGTCCTGGAGCTCGGCATCTACGGCGACAGCGACCGGAAGCTCGCCGATGTGGTGGTGGACCCGATCAAGGACCGGCACGGGCGCAACATCCTCACGGTGCGCGATCAGAACACCTACGCCGAGAAGCTGCGGAAGAAGCGCCTGATGGATCTGATCCACCTGTGGCTGATCCACCGGTTCAAGCCCGAGATCGTCTACTACGTGACGCCCACCGAGGACAACATCTATCAGACCGAGAAAATGAAAGCGCACGGCATCTTCAGCGATGTGTACCAGGAGGTCGGCGAGATCATCGTCGCCGATGTGAACAAGCCACGCATAGCCGAACTGCTCGCTCCCGACCGCGAAGCCTTGGGTCGGCTGATCCGCAAGGAGGACTGA
- a CDS encoding peroxidase, producing the protein MTEALELDDIQHILLTRTPAITGRYEFLTFDTPTGGRAWLSELLDKVQSAADVVATMDSSDRWVTIAFTWTGLRALGVPEDALASFPDAFREGMAARASILGDTGANAPEHWVGGLAGEDLHAIAILFSRTDEQCQKSIAEHDKLLARTDGVRSLSYLDLNATPPFNYAHDHFGFRDRLSQPVMKGSGEEPTPGSGDPLEPGEFVLGYPDENGPVTLLPPSELSRNGSYLAYRRLEEYVAVFRDYLREHSETPEGEDLLAAKFMGRWRSGAPLVLTPTCDDPDLGADPMRNNNFNYKEMDPLGYACPLGSHARRLNPRDTAHNMNRRRMIRRGATYGPALPDGAPDDGIDRGIAAFIICADLVRQFEFAQNVWINDKAFHELGNEHDPICGTQDGTLDFTVPKRPIRKVYKGLPAFTRLRGGAYFFLPGLRALHHLASFEEA; encoded by the coding sequence ATGACCGAGGCGCTCGAACTCGACGATATTCAGCACATTCTGCTGACCCGCACCCCCGCGATCACCGGCCGCTACGAGTTCCTCACGTTCGACACCCCGACGGGCGGCCGGGCGTGGCTGTCGGAGTTACTGGACAAGGTGCAGTCGGCGGCCGACGTCGTGGCCACCATGGATTCCTCGGACCGCTGGGTCACCATCGCGTTCACCTGGACCGGCCTGCGTGCCCTCGGCGTGCCCGAGGATGCGCTGGCCAGTTTCCCCGATGCATTCCGTGAGGGCATGGCTGCCCGCGCGAGCATTCTCGGCGATACCGGCGCCAACGCCCCTGAACACTGGGTTGGTGGCCTGGCCGGCGAGGATCTGCACGCGATCGCGATCCTGTTTTCCCGTACCGACGAGCAGTGCCAGAAATCCATTGCCGAGCATGACAAGCTGCTGGCCCGCACCGACGGGGTACGCAGCCTGTCCTACCTCGACCTCAACGCGACACCGCCGTTCAACTACGCCCACGACCATTTCGGGTTCCGCGACCGGCTCTCGCAACCGGTGATGAAAGGCTCCGGCGAGGAACCGACGCCGGGCTCCGGAGACCCTTTAGAGCCCGGCGAATTCGTCCTGGGCTATCCGGACGAGAACGGCCCCGTCACGCTGCTCCCACCGTCGGAACTCTCGCGCAACGGTAGCTATCTGGCCTATCGAAGACTCGAGGAATACGTGGCGGTATTCCGCGACTACCTGCGCGAGCATTCCGAGACCCCGGAGGGTGAGGACCTACTGGCGGCGAAGTTCATGGGTCGCTGGCGCAGCGGTGCCCCGCTTGTGCTCACCCCAACCTGCGACGATCCCGACTTAGGTGCAGATCCTATGCGCAACAACAACTTCAACTACAAAGAGATGGATCCGTTGGGCTATGCCTGCCCACTGGGCTCGCATGCCCGCAGACTCAATCCGCGCGATACCGCGCACAACATGAACCGGCGGCGAATGATCCGGCGCGGCGCGACCTACGGCCCCGCACTACCCGACGGCGCACCTGACGACGGCATCGATCGGGGCATCGCGGCGTTTATCATCTGCGCAGACTTGGTGCGCCAGTTCGAGTTCGCGCAGAACGTGTGGATCAACGACAAGGCTTTCCACGAACTCGGCAACGAGCACGACCCGATTTGCGGCACCCAGGACGGAACGCTCGACTTCACCGTACCGAAGAGGCCGATTCGCAAGGTGTACAAGGGACTTCCCGCGTTCACCAGACTGCGGGGCGGCGCCTACTTTTTCCTGCCGGGACTGCGGGCCCTGCACCACCTCGCGTCGTTTGAGGAGGCGTGA
- a CDS encoding ketosteroid isomerase family protein, translated as MAPTPADLLAAAQRSLQAAGSRDRAGWVGLFADGGRIEDPVGSRPHFGAQQIERFYDTFIGPRQISFRGDMDVVAGTTVIRDLELQVTMAPKRNPEKTGTVTMCIPAYLRYALTPDLRIAELQAYWELPTMVGQFLRSGVAALPAGIQLAGTLLRNQGFAGVVGFAAGFRGPGRAGKRLFTRLLDELCVGNEVAVRRRLAGDVAVHAGENRPLVVSQLIELCAGATWCKPVASGYSVVARLETERNRAVLIADLTPNPLAVGRLRCFVE; from the coding sequence ATGGCTCCCACACCCGCTGATCTGCTCGCCGCTGCCCAACGATCTCTGCAGGCAGCAGGCTCTCGCGACCGCGCCGGCTGGGTTGGCCTGTTCGCTGACGGCGGACGGATCGAGGATCCCGTCGGCTCCCGGCCGCATTTCGGAGCACAGCAGATCGAGCGGTTCTACGACACTTTCATCGGGCCGCGACAGATCAGCTTCCGCGGCGACATGGACGTCGTCGCCGGCACCACGGTGATCCGCGATCTGGAGCTGCAGGTAACCATGGCTCCGAAGCGGAACCCAGAGAAAACCGGGACCGTGACCATGTGCATCCCGGCCTATCTGCGCTACGCGCTGACACCGGATCTCCGGATCGCGGAGCTGCAGGCGTACTGGGAATTACCCACGATGGTGGGCCAGTTCCTGCGCTCCGGTGTCGCGGCGCTGCCGGCAGGTATCCAGTTGGCCGGTACCCTGCTGCGCAATCAAGGATTCGCGGGGGTGGTCGGGTTTGCCGCGGGTTTCCGCGGTCCGGGCCGGGCGGGAAAGCGGCTGTTCACCCGGCTGCTCGACGAGTTGTGTGTCGGCAACGAAGTGGCCGTACGCCGCAGGCTGGCGGGCGACGTCGCCGTGCACGCCGGGGAGAACCGACCACTGGTGGTATCACAGCTGATCGAGCTGTGCGCGGGCGCGACGTGGTGCAAACCCGTCGCGTCGGGGTACAGCGTGGTCGCTCGACTGGAAACCGAGCGGAACCGGGCCGTCCTGATCGCGGACCTGACGCCGAACCCTCTTGCGGTCGGCCGATTGCGGTGCTTCGTTGAATGA
- a CDS encoding NUDIX domain-containing protein has protein sequence MPKLSAGLLLYRITEGGVEVLIVHPGGPFWARKDNGAWSVPKGEYADGEDAWTTARREFAEELGAPAPDGPRLDLAPVRQAGGKVVTVFAVCGDFDATVVHSNTFTIEWPKGSGKISEFPEIDRAAWLPVAAAREKLLAGQRPLLDQLMAAPPLAGYHEGDAAAAPRVG, from the coding sequence ATGCCGAAACTGAGCGCCGGGCTGTTGCTGTACCGCATCACCGAGGGCGGTGTAGAAGTGCTCATCGTCCATCCCGGCGGGCCGTTCTGGGCGCGCAAGGACAATGGAGCCTGGTCGGTCCCCAAAGGGGAATACGCCGACGGTGAGGATGCGTGGACGACGGCCCGGCGTGAGTTCGCCGAAGAACTGGGCGCGCCGGCGCCCGACGGGCCCCGATTGGACCTTGCCCCGGTGCGGCAGGCCGGCGGCAAGGTGGTCACCGTGTTCGCGGTATGCGGCGACTTCGATGCGACCGTCGTCCACAGCAACACCTTCACGATCGAGTGGCCGAAGGGCTCCGGCAAGATCAGCGAGTTTCCCGAGATCGACCGCGCCGCATGGCTTCCGGTGGCTGCGGCCCGGGAGAAGCTGTTGGCCGGCCAGCGGCCTTTGCTGGACCAGCTGATGGCCGCCCCGCCGCTGGCGGGTTACCACGAAGGTGATGCAGCGGCCGCGCCTCGAGTGGGTTGA